From one Methylocystis echinoides genomic stretch:
- a CDS encoding ABC transporter permease: MSLSQTLLVALRSLRLNPMRSFLTMLGIVIGVASVVTVLAIGSGAQGQVADQIRAVGANVLMINPGTAKKDGVRLKAGTRLTLTEGDVDAILAQVPQVRAAAGSLSGSAQIVRENRNWNTTVNGTTNGHFLVRDWPLAAGRTFNGTEQTTAAKVAILGSVVAKELFGRDNPVGTEVRIMSVPFEVVGVLDAKGPDQDDVVFVPLETAKLRFLGSASGVNRDAVAYIVAKAVSDEAMGRARTEIEELLRQRHRITEGQEDDFKVSDPAAAMDAQRGATRTIALLLTSVAGVSLLVGGISIMNIMTVTVTERTREIGIRRAVGARGADIRLQFLAEALVLCLLGGLAGVVVGAGVSLTVARSAGWATIIDAQAILLSVGFSALVGLFFGYYPAHRASRLDPVDALKME; the protein is encoded by the coding sequence ATGAGTCTGTCCCAGACGCTCCTCGTCGCCCTCCGGTCCCTGCGCCTCAACCCGATGCGAAGCTTCCTGACCATGCTGGGCATCGTCATCGGCGTCGCTTCCGTGGTGACGGTGCTGGCGATCGGCAGCGGCGCGCAGGGGCAGGTCGCCGACCAGATCCGGGCGGTCGGCGCCAACGTTCTGATGATCAATCCTGGGACGGCCAAGAAGGACGGGGTCCGGCTCAAGGCCGGCACCCGCCTGACCCTGACGGAGGGCGACGTCGACGCGATCCTAGCGCAGGTGCCGCAAGTCCGCGCCGCGGCGGGGTCGCTGTCCGGGAGCGCGCAGATCGTGCGCGAGAATCGGAATTGGAACACCACCGTCAACGGCACCACCAATGGGCACTTCCTCGTGCGTGATTGGCCTCTAGCGGCCGGGCGCACCTTCAACGGAACAGAGCAGACTACCGCCGCCAAGGTGGCGATCCTGGGCAGCGTCGTGGCCAAGGAGCTGTTCGGGCGCGACAACCCGGTGGGCACCGAGGTGCGCATCATGAGCGTGCCGTTCGAAGTGGTCGGGGTTCTCGACGCCAAGGGGCCGGACCAGGACGACGTCGTGTTCGTGCCCTTGGAGACGGCCAAGCTGCGCTTCCTCGGCAGCGCCAGCGGAGTCAACCGCGACGCCGTCGCCTACATCGTCGCCAAAGCCGTCTCGGACGAGGCGATGGGCCGGGCGCGCACGGAGATCGAGGAGCTCCTGCGCCAGCGCCACCGCATCACCGAGGGGCAGGAGGACGACTTCAAGGTCTCCGACCCGGCCGCCGCGATGGACGCCCAGCGGGGTGCCACGCGCACCATCGCCTTGTTGCTCACCTCGGTGGCGGGGGTGTCGCTGCTGGTTGGCGGCATCAGCATCATGAACATCATGACGGTCACCGTGACCGAGCGCACCCGGGAGATCGGGATCCGGCGGGCAGTCGGCGCCCGCGGGGCCGATATCCGGCTCCAGTTCCTTGCTGAGGCCCTGGTGCTGTGCCTGCTGGGCGGCTTGGCCGGCGTGGTCGTCGGGGCCGGCGTCTCGCTGACGGTCGCCCGGTCGGCGGGATGGGCCACGATCATCGACGCGCAGGCGATCCTGCTGTCGGTCGGGTTCTCGGCGCTGGTCGGGCTGTTCTTCGGCTACTACCCGGCCCACCGGGCTTCGCGGCTCGACCCGGTCGATGCCCTCAAGATGGAATGA
- a CDS encoding response regulator transcription factor, whose amino-acid sequence MVQPFARIALDDTRLTLTVREQEIIRHIAQGAQNDGIAYEMGISANTVKTHIGNIMRKFGLHNRTQIAILLTPRLVTPGPARHPRALTSRPVP is encoded by the coding sequence ATGGTCCAACCGTTCGCGCGAATCGCTCTCGACGACACCCGCCTTACCCTGACCGTCCGGGAGCAGGAGATCATCCGGCACATCGCACAGGGCGCGCAGAACGACGGCATCGCCTACGAGATGGGCATCTCGGCCAATACGGTGAAGACGCATATCGGCAACATCATGCGCAAGTTCGGGCTCCACAACCGGACCCAGATCGCAATACTGCTCACGCCCCGCCTGGTGACGCCAGGGCCTGCGCGGCACCCGCGCGCCCTGACGTCCCGGCCCGTGCCGTAG